In Jaculus jaculus isolate mJacJac1 chromosome 11, mJacJac1.mat.Y.cur, whole genome shotgun sequence, the following proteins share a genomic window:
- the Znf200 gene encoding zinc finger protein 200, producing the protein MTTKVGPVSTKSTQPFILRIPPGSKFIQDHLQDATSQSRTIHQLVLEHFHLFLPKLLVVHPGQKAKDPLAVMKGVGSSLPYTVELLPRGGVQQKQETVSLCFKADSEALTVFEDLNVYHSQEECVSMDPAQQPNSEKENNDRVGEMMLLVRESGPRDEDPQKEDCRETSSYVEGINYSLVSEQPPGCQERRPNTPILQPRRLRSLLVTIENKTPLEELSKYVDISITALACDQKVNKCYKCPLCGKQFSDGSYLISHQRTHTGEKPYDCSQCGKRFSHKTNLNKHERIHTGARPYSCAQCGKNFRQNSHRSRHEGIHVREKILKCSECGETFPKNEDFLLHLQSHVTEKSYGCKKCGKRFGRLSNCTRHERTHSVCKTQKQE; encoded by the exons ATGACTACAAAAGTAGGTCCTGTATCCACAAAGTCAACGCAGCCCTTTATCCTGAGAATTCCTCCAGGGTCCAAGTTCATCCAAGACCACCTTCAAGATGCCACCAGCCAGTCCAGGACCATCCACCAGCTGGTGTTGGAGCATTTTCACCTCTTTCTACCCAAGCTGTTGGTAGTCCATCCTGGTCAGAAAGCCAAAGACCCCTTGGCTGTTATGAAGGGTGTGGGTTCGAGCCTTCCATATACAG TGGAGCTTCTGCCTAGAGGAGGAGTCCAGCAGAAACAGGAGACAGTGTCTCTGTGTTTTAAAGCTGATTCTGAG GCACTCACAGTCTTTGAGGATTTGAATGTCTATCACTCTCAGGAAGAATGTGTAAGCATGGATCCTGCTCAACAGCCCAACTCAGAGAAGGAAAATAATGATCGTGTTGGGGAAATGATGTTACTGG TCAGGGAGAGTGGCCCCAGAGATGAAGATCCTCAGAAAGAAGATTGTCGAGAAACATCTTCATATGTCGAAGGAATAAACTATTCTTTGGTCTCTGAACAGCCTCCAGGTTGCCAGGAAAGAAGACCAAATACACCCATTCTTCAGCCAAGGAGACTGAGAAGTCTGCTAGTTACCATTGAAAACAAGACCCCACTAGAGGAGCTGTCAAAATATGTGGACATCAGTATtactgcacttgcctgtgaccagaaagtaaataaatgctACAAGTGTCCGCTGTGTGGGAAGCAGTTCAGTGACGGTTCTTACCTCATTTCCCACCAGAGGACTCACACTGGGGAGAAACCTTATGACTGTAGCCAGTGTGGGAAAAGGTTCAGTCACAAGACAAATCTCAATAAACATGAACGAATCCATACAGGAGCAAGGCCTTACTCCTGCGCTCAGTGTGGGAAAAACTTCCGTCAGAATTCTCATCGTAGTCGCCATGAAGGAATCCATGTACGGGAGAAGATACTTAAGTGTTCAGAATGTGGGGAAACCTTCCCTAAAAATGAAGACTTTTTACTTCATCTACAGAGTCATGTAACTGAGAAATCTTATGGTTGCAAGAAATGTGGGAAACGATTTGGTCGTCTGTCCAACTGTACCCGGCATGAAAGAACTCATTCAGTATGTAAGACCCAGAAGCAGGAATGA
- the LOC123453273 gene encoding olfactory receptor 1361-like — MRGTNQSRVSEFLLLGLSRQPRQQQLLFLLFLTMYLATVLGNLLILLAVGTDSRLRTPMYFFLCHLSFVDICFSSTTVPKVLASHILKSQAISFSGCLTQLFFLCVFPTMDNFLLAAMAYDRFVAICHPLHYTTKMTHQLCALLVGGSWVVATLNSLLHTLLMARLSFCADNVIPHFFCEVTPLLKLSCSDTHLNQFMILYVAGLIMMAPFVCVLVSYVFIACAVLRVSTARGRWKAFSTCGSHLAVVCLFYGTIISLYFSPSSAHSTGQDMAAAVMYTVVTPMLNPFIYSLRNRDLKDALRKVLTMKFVSAQ; from the coding sequence ATGAGAGGCACGAACCAGTCGAGGGTCTCCGAGTTCCTCCTCCTGGGTCTCTCCCGGCAGCCCCGACAGCAGCAGCTCCTCTTCCTGCTTTTCCTCACCATGTACCTGGCCACCGTCCTCGGGAACCTGCTCATCCTCCTGGCCGTCGGCACAGACTCCCGCCTGCGCAcgcccatgtacttcttcctctgccACCTGTCCTTTGTGGACATCTGCTTCTCCTCCACCACCGTGCCCAAGGTGCTGGCCAGTCACATTCTCAAGAGCCAGGCCATCTCCTTCTCCGGCTGTCTCACGCAGctgttttttctctgtgtctttcctaCAATGGACAATTTCCTCCTGGCCGCGATGGCCTATGACCGCTTTGTGGCCATATGTCACCCCTTGCATTACACAACAAAGATGACCCATCAGCTCTGCGCCCTGCTGGTGGGGGGATCGTGGGTTGTTGCCACTTTGAATTCTCTTTTGCACACTCTGCTGATGGCTCGACTCTCCTTCTGTGCAGACAATGTCATCCCGCACTTCTTCTGCGAAGTGACTCCCCTCCTGAAACTCTCCTGCTCAGACACACACCTCAACCAGTTCATGATTCTTTATGTAGCAGGACTGATAATGATGGCCCCATTCGTTTGCGTCCTGGTCTCCTATGTCTTTATTGCTTGTGCTGTCCTGAGGGTGTCGACCGCGAGGGGAAGGTGGAAAGCCTTCTCCACCTGCGGCTCCCACCTGGCTGTGGTCTGTCTCTTCTACGGCACCATCATCTCTCTGTACTTCAGCCCGTCCTCCGCGCACTCCACTGGGCAGGACATGGCAGCCGCGGTGATGTACACAGTGGTGACGCCCATGCTGAACCCTTTCATCTACAGCCTGCGGAACAGGGACTTGAAAGACGCCCTGAGGAAAGTGCTCACCATGAAGTTTGTATCTGCTCAATAA